The Helicobacter mustelae genome has a segment encoding these proteins:
- a CDS encoding RecB-like helicase gives MQERFLTLMASAGSGKTFALTLRYLSLLFAGANAGEILALTFTKKAAGEMRERISDALEELASVGESKYLQNLITDYGFSKEEILGNAKRVFGHFLASNIKITTLDSFFNSVVRKFCWNVGLSKNFTIKAQEESSICIMFLNSLTQEEYRDLLDFCKHMRMELAGFLFLLRQIISKNLSLEIEQKTRPITEIQEEISLIVKDIKQRVFTHKDASSAAKKALEKTKIEEILSSAWLVKNDEYHYFKKLNLNIKPDCDKIFLLGREYFDAKEKKVFAQLERFKQKYQSACHQCNVKDGSLSFEDIMLFVHKILVENFARDFFYFRLDDKISHILLDEFQDTNEMQYKILLPLIEEIASGEGRLGERSLFFVGDKKQSIYGFRGSDSSIFDKLPYPTNSLPFNYRSQREVVEFNNEVFGKIFPDCAQIPSKKEKLGYIRVTPLPAELDDISGAIKEKVAQHIEQLLQAGAHPNDIAILSYTNNDIDELKSFLSERFAGMSFVTESNLSLTNRIEPRILKEALLYREAAGGSGARLHYKNIIKLLGLEFDAEISIPSLHQDLSSFIFACMQEFSLCDLHAQKFLELSFDYENVSEFLNEIERIDIQSVKEEVDGILLLTIHKSKGLEFKHIIVCDRFKKNRADTSKFVIFDDEIFCRQKNRELFDARYQRALDGFENKKKQEEFNVQYVAFTRAKNSLFVIPHADGSLASLGLEEQERGGILIDEDDRPQRTALAKKPVMQRDFGRQSAFITKEDAPLPVRKNLLFGQALHASIENYLGFGINLEHLSMKLCNCYGFYLDSRALAKILSFLHVLCENAQFRALLENSSCYSEVAFIKDHNLFRIDMLAVGEKIRVLDFKSGMHQEEHIQQVQHYMDFARGYFDRPIEGYLVYLHNPIVIEKI, from the coding sequence ATGCAAGAGAGATTTCTTACACTGATGGCTAGTGCTGGTAGCGGCAAGACCTTTGCCCTTACTCTGCGCTATTTGAGTTTGTTGTTTGCGGGTGCAAATGCAGGGGAGATTTTGGCATTGACCTTCACCAAAAAAGCAGCAGGAGAGATGCGTGAGCGCATTTCTGATGCATTGGAGGAGCTAGCTAGTGTTGGGGAAAGCAAGTATTTGCAAAATTTAATCACAGATTATGGGTTTAGTAAAGAAGAGATTTTAGGGAATGCAAAGAGGGTGTTTGGTCATTTTCTTGCGAGCAACATCAAAATCACCACATTGGATTCTTTTTTTAATTCTGTTGTGCGTAAATTCTGCTGGAATGTGGGGCTTAGCAAGAATTTTACCATCAAGGCTCAGGAGGAATCTAGCATTTGCATCATGTTTCTAAACAGCCTCACTCAAGAGGAATACCGCGATTTATTGGATTTTTGTAAGCACATGAGGATGGAGCTTGCTGGATTTCTTTTTTTGCTTAGGCAGATTATTTCAAAAAATCTAAGCCTAGAGATAGAGCAAAAAACTCGCCCCATCACAGAGATACAAGAAGAGATTTCTTTGATTGTGAAGGATATTAAGCAGAGGGTTTTCACCCACAAGGACGCAAGTTCTGCTGCAAAAAAAGCGCTTGAAAAAACCAAAATCGAGGAGATTTTATCAAGTGCTTGGCTTGTGAAAAATGATGAATATCACTATTTCAAAAAATTAAATCTCAATATCAAGCCAGATTGTGACAAGATTTTTTTGCTAGGAAGGGAGTATTTTGATGCTAAAGAGAAGAAGGTGTTTGCGCAATTAGAGCGCTTTAAACAAAAATACCAAAGCGCCTGCCACCAATGCAATGTAAAAGATGGAAGCCTTAGTTTTGAAGACATCATGCTCTTTGTGCATAAAATTCTTGTAGAAAATTTTGCAAGGGATTTTTTTTATTTTCGTCTAGATGACAAAATCAGTCATATTTTGCTTGATGAATTTCAGGACACCAATGAAATGCAATACAAAATCCTGCTCCCCTTGATTGAGGAGATCGCCTCAGGAGAAGGGCGACTGGGTGAGAGGAGTTTGTTTTTTGTGGGGGATAAGAAGCAGAGCATTTATGGATTTCGAGGGAGTGATAGCAGCATTTTTGACAAGCTCCCCTATCCTACCAATTCCCTGCCTTTTAATTATCGCAGCCAAAGAGAGGTGGTGGAATTCAACAATGAAGTCTTTGGCAAGATTTTCCCTGACTGTGCTCAAATCCCAAGCAAAAAAGAAAAGCTAGGCTATATCAGAGTCACTCCCCTCCCTGCAGAGCTAGATGATATCAGTGGGGCCATCAAAGAAAAAGTTGCCCAACACATTGAGCAGCTCTTGCAAGCTGGCGCACATCCCAATGACATCGCAATCCTCTCTTATACAAACAATGACATTGATGAGCTCAAATCCTTTTTGAGCGAGCGCTTTGCTGGGATGAGCTTTGTCACAGAGAGTAACCTCTCTCTCACAAATCGCATCGAACCCAGGATTCTTAAAGAAGCTCTTCTCTATCGTGAGGCCGCAGGGGGGAGTGGTGCTAGGCTGCATTACAAAAACATCATCAAGCTTTTGGGATTGGAATTTGATGCAGAGATCTCCATCCCCTCTTTGCATCAAGATCTCTCTAGCTTCATTTTTGCCTGTATGCAGGAGTTTAGTCTCTGTGATTTGCATGCTCAGAAATTCTTAGAGCTTTCTTTTGATTATGAGAATGTTTCTGAGTTTCTGAATGAAATTGAGAGGATTGATATCCAGTCTGTCAAAGAAGAAGTAGATGGGATCTTGCTGCTCACCATCCATAAAAGCAAGGGATTGGAGTTCAAGCATATCATCGTGTGCGATCGTTTCAAAAAAAATAGGGCAGATACGAGTAAATTTGTCATTTTTGATGATGAGATTTTTTGTCGTCAAAAAAACCGCGAGCTTTTTGATGCACGGTATCAAAGGGCTCTTGATGGCTTTGAAAACAAAAAAAAGCAAGAGGAATTTAATGTGCAATATGTGGCATTCACCCGCGCCAAAAATTCCCTCTTTGTCATCCCTCATGCTGATGGCTCTCTGGCATCACTTGGATTAGAAGAGCAGGAGAGGGGAGGGATTTTGATTGATGAGGATGATAGACCCCAAAGAACCGCGCTAGCAAAAAAACCCGTAATGCAGCGAGATTTTGGGCGTCAGAGTGCTTTTATCACCAAAGAAGATGCACCCCTGCCTGTGAGGAAAAATCTCCTCTTTGGCCAGGCACTACATGCAAGCATAGAAAATTATTTGGGATTTGGCATAAACTTAGAGCATCTGTCCATGAAGCTTTGCAATTGCTATGGATTTTATTTGGATTCTCGCGCTTTAGCAAAGATCCTCTCTTTCCTGCATGTGCTTTGTGAAAATGCGCAATTTAGGGCGCTATTAGAGAATTCCTCCTGCTATAGTGAAGTGGCATTCATCAAAGATCATAATCTCTTTCGCATCGACATGTTGGCGGTGGGTGAGAAGATCCGCGTGCTAGATTTCAAAAGCGGCATGCATCAAGAGGAGCATATCCAACAGGTGCAGCATTATATGGATTTTGCTAGGGGTTATTTTGATAGGCCCATAGAGGGGTATCTGGTCTATTTGCATAATCCCATTGTGATAGAAAAAATCTAG
- a CDS encoding phosphatidylglycerophosphatase A family protein: MNFYRECFLTLFFSGKSPIAPGTMGSVVAMILGIPLLWYSSEMIFLLAILIGIIASKQIDIYEAQKGMHDPKEIVIDELVGMWIAMGIAGGGMGGISFMLLGFCFLFFRILDIKKPSFIGRVDREVKGGLGVVLDDALAGVFAGIITLLLLKIWGFFAPIF, from the coding sequence ATGAATTTTTATAGAGAATGCTTTTTGACATTGTTTTTTAGTGGGAAATCTCCCATCGCCCCGGGGACCATGGGCAGTGTTGTGGCCATGATTTTGGGCATCCCACTTCTGTGGTATTCTAGCGAGATGATTTTCTTGTTAGCCATTCTTATTGGGATTATTGCTAGCAAGCAGATTGATATCTATGAGGCTCAAAAAGGCATGCATGATCCCAAGGAAATCGTTATTGATGAGCTTGTAGGAATGTGGATAGCCATGGGCATTGCTGGGGGAGGCATGGGAGGAATTTCTTTTATGTTGCTTGGCTTTTGCTTTTTGTTTTTTCGCATCCTTGATATCAAAAAACCTTCTTTTATTGGCAGGGTTGATAGGGAGGTAAAAGGAGGGCTTGGAGTGGTTTTGGATGATGCTTTAGCGGGGGTTTTTGCTGGCATTATCACGCTTTTGCTTTTGAAGATCTGGGGATTTTTCGCTCCCATATTTTAG
- a CDS encoding sulfate adenylyltransferase: MLSPSGRRNQEVLSTAKKGEKIELVCEGEPVGSIETDEVFGINKEERLSQIGVILEERDYIVTRIGEYAISGKVKIKSDLEIYKQKILEKKQKLQAKRITGVVFHANPIHRVHEKILREEFNDSDLIVIFLLHYHKEDFFNFEIRKKSLDLVLNNFLSKERICVIPLDATYLFSGSNKIILYSLIAKNYGCTKILLGQKTQGLSVYYDHSIRHTIFDSLRGIDIEVKILDEYAYCTKCRCLLNTRTCPHGHHHHISYSTQSILHFFKMGIIPPTVLVRREVSALILEYLFPQRLELMKQIYYQTLPTFGVFSENIQEDFYLRLIDLYRIRN; the protein is encoded by the coding sequence TTGCTAAGTCCTAGTGGTAGACGCAACCAAGAGGTGCTAAGCACTGCCAAAAAGGGCGAGAAAATCGAGCTTGTCTGTGAGGGTGAGCCTGTGGGAAGCATAGAGACAGATGAGGTATTTGGGATCAACAAAGAAGAGCGCCTCTCTCAAATTGGTGTGATCTTGGAGGAAAGGGATTATATTGTCACGCGTATCGGGGAATATGCCATCAGCGGAAAAGTGAAGATAAAGAGCGATCTTGAGATCTACAAACAAAAAATTCTAGAAAAAAAACAAAAACTCCAGGCAAAGCGCATCACTGGAGTGGTTTTCCATGCCAATCCCATCCACCGCGTGCATGAAAAGATCCTGCGTGAGGAATTCAATGATTCGGATCTGATTGTGATTTTTTTGCTCCACTATCATAAAGAGGATTTTTTCAATTTTGAAATCCGCAAAAAAAGCCTGGATTTAGTGTTAAATAATTTTCTTTCTAAAGAGAGGATTTGCGTGATACCTCTTGATGCGACCTATCTTTTTTCTGGTAGCAATAAAATCATCCTCTATTCCCTCATTGCCAAAAATTATGGTTGCACCAAGATCCTGCTAGGGCAAAAGACTCAAGGGCTTTCTGTATATTATGATCACAGCATACGTCACACCATCTTTGATAGCCTAAGGGGGATTGATATTGAGGTGAAGATCTTGGATGAATATGCATACTGTACCAAATGCCGCTGTCTGCTAAACACCAGGACCTGCCCGCATGGACATCATCATCACATTTCTTATTCCACGCAGTCCATTCTGCATTTTTTCAAAATGGGCATCATCCCGCCAACGGTTTTGGTGCGCCGCGAGGTGAGTGCATTGATTTTAGAATATCTCTTCCCCCAGAGACTCGAGCTTATGAAGCAGATTTATTACCAGACCCTGCCCACTTTTGGAGTCTTTTCAGAGAATATCCAAGAGGATTTTTATCTACGACTCATTGATTTGTATCGCATTAGAAATTAA
- a CDS encoding DNA-binding transcriptional response regulator: MKVLIIENETYLAQSIASRLGGLSYMCTIAPSLENFTTVDADVILLSYSACGDDCEMFIKNHAQRAVIIMLVAYISDDSIIKPINAGAKDYILKPFMIDELIRKINHYINHRALLTKIAFYDSYFNFVEGELNTPSLPHYRPPFIIKSNSQRSADIYAMKYAREHKSTFQILSFADEGWRQMLKLPTDRKKCYYLTNFEYLKKHEAKEFLKNMSKYNVIVSVISDDEISFSQIVDITHISNQQDLGGEILSIKEYEKVMITKFEGRYSDIELAKKLGISRKSLWEKRKKYEITRKK; this comes from the coding sequence ATGAAAGTTTTGATCATTGAGAATGAAACTTACCTAGCCCAAAGCATAGCCTCAAGACTAGGAGGATTGAGTTATATGTGCACCATTGCTCCATCGCTGGAGAATTTCACCACTGTGGATGCGGATGTGATTTTGCTCTCTTATAGCGCATGCGGGGATGATTGTGAGATGTTTATCAAAAATCATGCCCAAAGAGCTGTGATCATCATGCTTGTGGCCTACATCAGCGATGATAGCATCATCAAACCCATTAATGCAGGGGCCAAAGACTACATTTTAAAGCCCTTTATGATTGATGAATTGATCCGCAAGATCAATCACTACATCAATCATCGGGCCTTGCTTACAAAGATTGCATTTTATGATTCTTATTTCAATTTTGTCGAAGGGGAGCTAAACACCCCCTCCCTTCCGCATTATCGCCCGCCCTTCATTATCAAGAGCAATTCTCAGCGCAGTGCAGACATCTATGCCATGAAATATGCCAGGGAGCATAAGAGCACCTTTCAAATCCTAAGCTTTGCGGATGAGGGATGGCGTCAGATGCTAAAACTTCCCACAGATCGCAAGAAATGCTATTACCTCACCAATTTTGAATATCTCAAGAAGCATGAGGCCAAAGAGTTTCTCAAAAATATGTCAAAATACAATGTCATTGTTTCTGTGATTAGTGATGATGAGATTTCTTTCTCGCAAATTGTGGATATTACTCATATCTCCAATCAGCAGGATCTCGGCGGCGAGATTCTCTCCATCAAAGAATATGAAAAAGTGATGATTACAAAGTTTGAGGGCAGGTATTCTGATATCGAGCTTGCCAAAAAATTGGGAATTAGTCGCAAGAGCCTGTGGGAAAAAAGGAAGAAATATGAAATCACTCGCAAAAAATAG
- a CDS encoding bifunctional 2-C-methyl-D-erythritol 4-phosphate cytidylyltransferase/2-C-methyl-D-erythritol 2,4-cyclodiphosphate synthase: protein MHEKICLILLAAGDSTRFSAVLPFEKRVKKQWLRIGILPLWKYVLEKLKSLVAFEEILVVMDEEGSGYARNFVDAERIVVGGETRAQSLRNALEFVQSPYVFVTDVARCEVDETVCQRLLEARGEYDCVVPYVECVDTAWHGEEILDRSAIKLIQTPQISESAKLKNALCQGDFSDESSAMHACGYRVGFVRGSARMRKLTYLQDLEMLKNPPSSRIFVGQGWDIHAFEEDRPMVLGGVKIPSNLGLRAHSDGDVVLHALIDGLLGAACAGDIGEWFPDNDATYHNIDSRVLLEKIRAFIVGVGFEIVHLDVSIFAQIPKIVPHKADLQESIASLLHLSKHCVNIKATTTEGMGFVGRKEGICVNVSATLKFLDWREL from the coding sequence ATGCATGAGAAAATATGCCTGATTCTCCTGGCTGCTGGGGATTCGACGAGGTTTAGTGCTGTGTTACCTTTTGAAAAGAGGGTAAAAAAACAGTGGCTGCGAATAGGGATTCTGCCTCTTTGGAAATATGTGCTAGAAAAGCTAAAAAGTTTGGTGGCTTTTGAGGAAATTTTGGTGGTGATGGATGAGGAGGGCAGTGGATATGCAAGGAATTTCGTGGATGCGGAGCGCATCGTAGTTGGTGGGGAGACTCGAGCGCAGAGTTTGCGTAATGCGCTGGAATTTGTGCAAAGCCCCTATGTTTTTGTCACAGATGTGGCCAGATGCGAAGTGGATGAGACAGTATGCCAGAGATTGCTAGAGGCTAGGGGGGAGTATGATTGTGTCGTGCCCTATGTGGAATGCGTGGATACCGCGTGGCATGGAGAGGAGATTTTAGATCGCTCTGCTATCAAGCTCATTCAAACCCCTCAGATCTCTGAGAGTGCAAAGCTAAAAAATGCCCTGTGCCAAGGGGATTTTAGCGATGAGAGCAGCGCTATGCATGCGTGCGGATATCGTGTGGGGTTTGTGAGGGGGAGTGCAAGGATGCGTAAACTCACCTATTTGCAAGATTTAGAAATGCTAAAAAATCCTCCAAGCTCACGGATTTTTGTAGGACAGGGGTGGGATATCCACGCATTTGAAGAAGACAGACCCATGGTGCTTGGAGGTGTGAAAATCCCTAGCAATCTTGGTTTGAGGGCACATAGCGATGGGGATGTGGTTTTGCACGCGCTCATAGATGGGCTTTTGGGTGCGGCTTGCGCTGGGGATATCGGGGAGTGGTTCCCAGATAATGATGCTACCTACCACAATATAGATTCCAGGGTATTGCTAGAGAAAATCCGCGCATTTATTGTGGGGGTGGGGTTTGAGATTGTGCATCTTGATGTCAGCATCTTTGCCCAAATCCCCAAAATCGTGCCGCATAAAGCAGATTTGCAAGAAAGCATCGCCTCTTTGCTCCACCTATCCAAACATTGTGTAAATATCAAGGCGACTACCACGGAGGGCATGGGTTTTGTCGGACGAAAGGAAGGGATTTGCGTGAATGTTAGCGCAACGTTGAAATTTTTAGATTGGAGGGAATTATGA
- the uvrB gene encoding excinuclease ABC subunit UvrB has product MFTLHAPYAPAGDQTQAIHKLSTFIKNGNQYQTLIGVTGSGKTFSMANIIARLNMPTLIMSHNKTLCAQLYSEFKGFFPKNHVEYFISHFDYYQPEAYIPRRDLFIEKDSSINEDLERLRLSATTSLLAYDDVIVVASVSANYGLGNPEEYLTMIEKVQVGQHTSRDHLLKKLVDMGYSRNDNFFERGNFAVSGECVDIFPAYNEVEFVRVEFFGDEIERIGIYDSIERREVKRLDSYVIYAANQFIVSYERQKIALRNIEKELQERLAFFESQDKMIEYSRLKTRTEFDLEMMESSGICRGIENYARHLTGKKEGETPYSLLDYFEQKGRPYLVIVDESHVSLPQFGGMYSGDRSRKEVLVEYGFRLPSALDNRPLKFEEFIHKAPHFLFVSATPAQKELELSGQNVAEQIIRPTGLLDPLYEVRDSDNQVLDLYDEIKGVVAKKQRVLITTLTKKMAEELSKYYAELGLKIQYMHSEIDAIERNHLIRSLRLGEFDILVGINLLREGLDLPEVSLIAIMDADKEGFLRSETSLVQTMGRAARNVEGRVIFYAKKITQSMQRAMEITDYRRKKQMEYNALHQISPKSVQRNLEEELKLESSAVLYKDKKAKIPKSERENIIKELNKKMLASAKLLDFEEAARLRDEIARIKSL; this is encoded by the coding sequence ATGTTTACCTTGCATGCGCCCTATGCTCCTGCGGGCGATCAGACCCAGGCCATTCATAAGCTTAGCACCTTTATCAAAAATGGCAACCAATACCAGACTCTCATTGGCGTAACGGGGAGTGGCAAGACTTTCAGCATGGCAAATATTATTGCTAGGCTGAATATGCCAACCCTTATCATGAGCCATAACAAAACGCTTTGTGCGCAGCTTTATAGTGAGTTCAAGGGATTTTTTCCAAAGAATCATGTGGAGTATTTTATCTCTCACTTTGATTATTACCAGCCAGAGGCCTATATTCCGCGCCGGGATTTGTTTATCGAAAAAGATTCTAGCATCAATGAGGACTTAGAGCGATTGCGTCTTTCTGCCACGACCTCCCTATTAGCCTATGATGATGTGATTGTGGTGGCAAGTGTGTCGGCAAATTATGGGCTAGGAAATCCTGAGGAATATCTCACCATGATTGAAAAAGTGCAAGTAGGACAGCATACCAGCCGCGATCATCTGCTCAAAAAGCTTGTGGACATGGGCTATAGTCGCAATGATAATTTTTTTGAGCGAGGGAATTTTGCTGTGAGTGGAGAGTGTGTGGATATCTTCCCCGCATACAATGAAGTGGAATTTGTGAGGGTAGAATTTTTTGGTGATGAGATCGAGCGCATCGGGATCTATGATAGCATCGAGCGCAGGGAGGTAAAGAGACTGGATTCCTATGTGATTTATGCGGCAAATCAATTCATCGTTAGCTATGAGCGTCAAAAAATTGCGCTAAGAAATATCGAGAAAGAATTACAAGAGCGTCTGGCATTTTTTGAGTCTCAAGATAAGATGATTGAGTACTCTAGGCTTAAAACTCGCACAGAATTTGATTTGGAGATGATGGAATCTAGCGGAATCTGCAGGGGGATTGAAAATTATGCCAGGCATCTCACGGGGAAAAAAGAAGGAGAGACGCCCTATTCTTTGTTAGATTATTTTGAGCAAAAGGGCAGGCCTTATTTGGTTATTGTGGATGAGTCTCATGTCTCTTTGCCCCAATTTGGCGGAATGTACTCTGGGGATCGCAGCCGCAAGGAAGTACTGGTAGAATATGGCTTCCGACTGCCCAGTGCACTAGATAACCGCCCCTTGAAATTTGAAGAATTCATCCACAAGGCGCCGCATTTTTTGTTTGTTTCTGCCACACCCGCACAAAAGGAATTAGAGCTCAGTGGGCAAAATGTGGCTGAACAAATCATTCGCCCAACAGGGCTATTAGATCCTTTGTATGAGGTACGCGATAGTGATAATCAAGTGCTAGATCTCTATGATGAGATTAAGGGCGTGGTGGCCAAAAAGCAGCGTGTGCTCATCACCACTTTGACCAAAAAAATGGCGGAGGAATTGAGCAAATATTATGCGGAATTGGGACTTAAAATCCAGTATATGCACAGCGAAATTGATGCTATTGAGCGCAATCATCTCATCCGCTCCCTGCGACTAGGGGAATTTGATATTTTGGTGGGCATTAATTTATTGCGTGAGGGGTTGGATTTGCCAGAAGTAAGCCTCATTGCCATCATGGATGCAGACAAAGAGGGCTTTTTGCGCAGTGAGACAAGTCTAGTCCAAACCATGGGGCGGGCAGCTAGGAATGTGGAGGGGAGGGTGATTTTTTATGCCAAAAAAATCACTCAAAGCATGCAGAGGGCTATGGAAATCACGGATTATCGTCGCAAGAAACAAATGGAATACAATGCCCTGCATCAAATCTCTCCCAAATCCGTGCAGCGTAATTTGGAAGAAGAATTGAAGCTAGAGAGCAGTGCTGTGCTCTACAAAGACAAAAAGGCCAAAATTCCAAAATCTGAGAGGGAAAACATCATCAAAGAACTGAATAAAAAAATGCTTGCTTCTGCAAAGCTTCTAGATTTTGAAGAGGCAGCAAGGCTGCGTGATGAAATCGCTAGAATCAAAAGTCTCTAA
- a CDS encoding heavy metal translocating P-type ATPase produces MQKFLIKNLDCASCADKLEKKIKNLSSVREVKISFATGTLYIDCDDWDAVRDVIAALEPNATLESMDAPSTKDSRAQTFSFFTQQFFLLITLIASFLLIVTLDYLYPQLPVYPFVSLGVVIYLISGRNVFRGALKSLKNREFFDENILMLGASIAAFCIGAWEEAVSVMLFFSTGEYLQEISVQKSKAAINQSANLTPSFAHKISTDSQVLDVDPKTLQVGDRILLYAGEMLPCDARLLQNHASFNCAAISGESLPINAKEGEEILSGSIALKESIQLEVLRPFEKSQIAKITELIASATTQKSKTESFITTFARYYTPVVFVIALLIAILPPLLNFGSFEEWIYRALVVMMVSCPCALIISVPIGYFGGLAAASKHGILIKGANYLEALSQLGLIAFDKTGTLTQGKFSVTDIIPAPNHTKEELLESALCAQSLSNHPIAQSIKALGSAKNFSIDTYEEFAGMGVRAVTQNEEILAGNEKLLQHFHIPYESKEIQGSVVHIAKNQNYLGYLLIADVLKSDSKDAILALKKLGIDSVMLSGDGEAPCRVIAEQLQCPYYHSLLPQDKARIFSELKAKASKKVAFVGDGINDAPTIALADVGMAMGSGSDISTQSADVILLNSSLSTLLKSIKIAQKTKNIIYQNIFFALGIKAAFIILGLLGMASIWEAVFGDVGVALLALANAMRALKIA; encoded by the coding sequence ATGCAAAAATTTCTCATCAAGAATCTTGATTGCGCCTCCTGTGCAGACAAACTAGAGAAAAAAATAAAAAACCTCTCTAGCGTGCGCGAAGTAAAAATTTCCTTTGCCACAGGAACCCTGTATATCGATTGCGATGATTGGGATGCTGTAAGGGATGTCATAGCCGCACTTGAGCCCAATGCCACGCTTGAATCCATGGATGCACCTAGCACCAAAGACTCAAGGGCGCAAACCTTTAGCTTTTTTACCCAGCAATTTTTTCTGCTCATTACACTCATTGCGAGTTTTTTGCTCATTGTGACGCTTGATTATCTCTATCCCCAGCTCCCTGTCTATCCTTTTGTGTCTCTTGGCGTAGTGATTTATCTTATCAGCGGGCGCAATGTCTTTAGAGGGGCTTTAAAAAGCCTAAAAAATAGAGAATTTTTTGATGAAAATATCTTGATGCTGGGGGCTAGCATCGCGGCATTTTGTATCGGCGCTTGGGAAGAGGCAGTGAGTGTGATGCTATTTTTTTCCACAGGGGAATATCTCCAAGAAATCAGCGTGCAAAAATCCAAAGCCGCCATCAATCAGAGCGCAAATCTCACCCCTTCCTTTGCACACAAGATCTCTACAGATTCCCAGGTCCTTGATGTAGACCCAAAAACCCTGCAGGTGGGAGATAGGATCCTGCTCTATGCAGGGGAGATGCTGCCCTGTGATGCTAGATTGCTGCAAAATCACGCGAGCTTTAATTGCGCAGCAATCAGTGGGGAATCTCTGCCTATCAATGCAAAGGAAGGAGAAGAGATTCTAAGTGGCAGCATCGCGCTAAAAGAGAGCATACAGCTAGAGGTTTTGCGCCCCTTTGAAAAAAGCCAGATTGCAAAAATCACCGAGCTCATCGCATCTGCCACCACGCAAAAATCTAAAACCGAGAGCTTCATCACAACTTTTGCGCGCTATTACACCCCTGTTGTTTTTGTGATCGCCTTGCTCATCGCGATTCTCCCCCCACTGCTAAATTTTGGGAGTTTTGAGGAGTGGATTTATCGCGCACTCGTGGTGATGATGGTGAGCTGTCCTTGTGCACTCATCATCTCTGTGCCCATCGGATATTTTGGAGGATTGGCTGCAGCAAGCAAGCATGGCATCCTCATCAAAGGAGCCAATTATCTAGAAGCACTCAGCCAGCTTGGCCTCATTGCCTTTGACAAGACAGGCACCCTCACTCAAGGCAAATTCAGTGTCACAGACATCATCCCAGCCCCCAATCACACCAAAGAAGAGCTACTAGAATCTGCCCTATGTGCACAATCCCTCTCCAATCACCCCATCGCCCAAAGCATCAAAGCCCTTGGCTCTGCCAAAAATTTCTCCATTGATACTTATGAGGAATTTGCAGGAATGGGGGTGCGGGCAGTGACACAAAATGAGGAGATCCTCGCAGGAAACGAGAAGCTTTTGCAGCATTTTCACATCCCCTATGAATCCAAAGAAATCCAGGGCAGTGTGGTGCATATTGCCAAGAATCAAAATTATCTGGGCTACCTCCTTATCGCTGATGTATTAAAAAGCGATAGCAAAGATGCTATTTTGGCCCTCAAAAAACTAGGGATTGATTCTGTGATGCTAAGCGGAGATGGAGAAGCTCCCTGCAGGGTCATTGCAGAGCAGCTCCAATGCCCCTATTATCACTCGCTTTTACCCCAAGACAAAGCACGAATTTTCTCAGAACTCAAGGCCAAGGCTTCCAAAAAAGTCGCATTTGTGGGCGATGGCATCAATGATGCGCCCACCATCGCACTTGCAGATGTGGGCATGGCCATGGGTAGCGGAAGTGATATCAGCACACAGAGTGCGGATGTGATTTTGCTCAATAGCTCCCTAAGCACACTGCTAAAAAGCATCAAAATCGCACAAAAAACCAAAAACATCATCTATCAAAATATCTTTTTTGCGCTCGGAATAAAGGCTGCATTCATCATTCTAGGATTGCTTGGGATGGCCAGCATCTGGGAGGCGGTATTTGGCGATGTGGGAGTGGCACTACTGGCACTTGCCAATGCTATGCGCGCACTAAAGATTGCTTAA